In Syngnathus scovelli strain Florida chromosome 16, RoL_Ssco_1.2, whole genome shotgun sequence, the genomic stretch TAAAGAAAGGAGAAAGTTTACCTCGACGGGACCCATTGTTGAGTTGCGTGCACGGACGGCGCGATTTGATCGGTAGTGAAAGCGCATGAAATGCACGTCGCTACGCATTGCATTCTGGGATACGTAGTGTGAGGAGCGCGGTCGCGACATGCTCGTTGTTTTGTCATGATGGGAGATAGTGCGTTAAACAGTGTGTGGTGTTGAAGGgggatatttattttaatttgtcatcACATCaatacagcaacaacaacaaaacacagcttaAGCATTAAGAGAAgacgaaaacaaaagaaaatctccCAACATGGCGCTGCTCCTTTTCTCGCTCGGCCCGGCTCGGCACcattcggctcggctcggcctcTCCCGCTCatgtggaaaataaaaataaaaactcttgtAGACAGCAAGCAAATGATCAATCGGCATGCTTTATCGTTTTTTCCAGCTGGTCGTCGTCGTCGTGCCGCGCGCATGATGACGCGGTGCGCGGCAGGAAGTGTGTTGTCGTCGTCGTTGTCGTCGTAGCGGCGGCGGACAGCCAAGAGGCAAAAGTCGAGCGtgcaaaagaaaaacagcagatgccccaaaaaaaaaaaaaaacatggttcgTCGCTGACGGCGCAACGTTCTGCGTTTGCATCGCACGCCGACGCAACTCGCTTCATTTAGCGGGACGCGGAGGCCAGCGGAAGGGTAAGTTTGAGGCTGCAAAGCAGCTTCCCCCCCACTAAAGGGGGGCCGCGCGCGGAGGGTCGACATCTTTGTGTAGCTGCGGGGCTAGCTCAGTTAGCTTGGCGGCTAGCGGAGGGGCTAACACGGCCACCGGCCGAGGCTGATTGCGGGAAGCAGTCCGCGTCTTGCGTGTGCGTACATTTGAGAGTGAGCATTGTGGTGGGTGGGTGCttggttgtttgtttgtttgtttgcttgctttcTTGCTGTCAAGCTGAGCATACGAGCCAGGTTCCTAAACAGCTAGCCGGCGAGCTAACGTTGTCGGGCTGCTTGTGGTTAACGTGCACAATGGCGTTTTCGTCAAAGTCAAACATGTTCTTCAGCGCCGCCGTGGTCGCCGCCACTGGGCTGATTTGGCCCCGGGTCGGCCGCGCTGCGCGCTGTGCGGGCAGGTAGGCGGCGGCTCGTCGCTGAACAGCCCTTGTCATTTTTGTTGTGGACGGAATCATCCCGTCAGCTTGCTCGTTTGGGTTAACGGTGGAGGCGGCGAATGACGCTCCGGGAAAGGAAGAGCCGTGCGGCGTGAAAGATGCTTGGCTTTGTCCGACAGATGCGCGCTGGAGTCGGGCCAAGGTCAGGCGGCCCCCTCTACGCGCGGCCCGCTCTTCCCCTCAGTCTTCCTCTCCCCTTTTCCCCTTCACTGCGCCAGCACGTCAGTCACAGAAAGCCATTGGCAACTTCACACGTAAACAACAACACGTGCATGCTAAATAAACGAGATTATCGCTTGAAAGTGTTGTCTGCTGACATGTTGCCATAGAAACACTGAAGACATCAAAGTAGTCCCAAAGCAGTCCCTTACTTCATTTCCTACTTATTTTTGTAAAGTGGACTTGTGAGAATGTGCAGGTCAATATTATTGGCCCATATATGACCTGTATGCATGCAGATATTAATTAGATGCAACGCAACTCCAGTCTGAGTGTGCAATCGTGCTCATCCAAGTGTCATCTGTGAAAGAGCATTTAATTGTTGTGTTACTCTACATTGCTAGCAGAGACAGATGCAGAATGTTGTATTTGCAGTAAATGAATCACTTTTAAATCTGGTGAACTCAAATATGCTGCTACAGTGTCGGGAAGCCCGCCCCCCACAACAGACACATGAATGTTGGTTCATGAGCAAGAACACTTTCACTTTATTTCTCCCACATTTGactaaatacccccccccccctcttgtctCCGTAGTAACGCCTCACAGGCCACCTGCCAGGGGCGTGGCCCGATTGGCCGTTGGGGAGAAGATGGTCGGCGTATTCGACTGATGAGCAAAGACCCTCTCAAGCGAAAGCCCCTCCCACCCGTCCCAATGGTCACCGACGGTCGCGCCGTGGCGACTCCCACCTGAAAGCTGGCCAGAGTACTATGGCAATGCATGATATGAGTCGTGCCAAGGGTTTCCCCTGTAAAGAATGTGATATGGTCTGCCCCAGTACTCCAAGTCTTCTAGAACATATGAAAGCACATTACCAGCAAGGAGAAAGTGCACGTTTTGAGTGTGAACAGTGTGGAAGAATTTACAAGCACGCTGCTAGTTTGGCCAACCATAAAAAGTCTCACGAAGTGGGCTCCTTCCAGTGTCCCGTCTGCACCCGCACCCTGCCCAACGCGGTTGCTCTCAAAAATCACCTTCGCATACACACCTTGTCCCCGAGTAGCGCTCACGCCGAAGAAGAAAACGAGGAGGTTCCCGAGGAAGGAGGCCCTCACGAAAGGGACTACGCCCTCGGCCAGGAGCTCTCGGACGGCTTCGGACGCCCTCACTTGAACAATAGCGCCCTGCAGGGCCACGAAGGTACCAAAGGTTCCCCCGAGTCGGACGACGCCTGGGACCGACCGTTCAAGTGCGACCAGTGCGACAGAACTTACCGGCATCACGGTAGTTTGGTAAACCACAAGAAGTGCCACCAGCAAGGAAGCTTCAAGTGCTCTGTGTGCTTCAAACAATTTAGCAACCTGGCTGCCCTCAACAGCCACGAGAGGACTCACTCCAAGTTCAAGAGCCCTGCAGCGTCCATGGTGAGCGGCGGAGGCGGCCTCCACCAGTCTGAGCGCGGTGGGGGCAGCGGCTCTCAGGCCACCCAGAGTGACAACGCCAACTCCTGCTTCTGCCACCTGTGCCAGATTGCACTCCCCAACAAGGCCGATTTCCAGGAGCACATTCTCCTTCACAACAGCACCTCGCCGTCCGTCGGACTGTCCCGAAGCTTTCCCGGCATCATGCCTCACAATTTGAGTGCAGTTCGATCGCCGGCATACACTCCAGCTCTCGGCGACCCTCTACCCCTCCCGCCTTTGCCCGGTGATAAAAGGGGTCCCTACGACCCCATCATGGGCCCTCCCGTCAACAATCCCATATATACGTGTGCATACTGCGGAGCGGGACATCCCGACCTTGAAACCCTCAAAGTACACTACCTGACCCACGACCCCCACCCGGCCTCCCACGGCCAGGACAGCTCCATACTCAACTCGGATTCCCAGGGCTCTGTGTCATCTTCATCGGGAAGCCGCGTGGCCCAGGCCGGCTCTCCGGATGACGGCGAACGTCGCTTCAAGTGCGGTGAGTGCGGCAAGAGCTATCGGCACGCCGGCAGCCTGGTCAACCACAAACGCTGTCATCAAACGGGCCACTATCAGTGCAGCGTCTGCTGTAAGCAGTACCCTCATTTGGCGGCGCTACACAGCCATCTGCGAAGCCACAAGGGCCGTTCCTCCAACCAGCCTCTGGGCGACGGGAACGACTGGTTATCGCCGGAGCCGCTGACATTGGACTCTCAGCAGAGCTACGTGCAGGAGAGCAGCGGCGCCACCACGCCCATCTCTCTGCCGGGAAACCTCACGGACACTGCCCATTTTGTACCGGACGGCGGTCACAGCAACGCTTTGGATTCGCTGGAGTTCCACGAGCGCTTTGACGGGGGCTCCGCCCACCGGCAGGCCGACCGCCACGTGTGCGCCGACTGCGGTGAGATGTATGCTGACGTGTCCGGTATCAAGTCGCACATGTGCTCCCGCCGAGGTCAAGCGCCGCCACAGCAGCAGAGTAACATGTCCAATGGTTTTATCGGCAACATGAACTACCACAACTCCAGTAGCAGCTCCATGCAGGCCTCTGGCGGTCTTAAGGAAGGGACCGGTCAGCGGCAGTACTCCCAGACCGTAGGGAAGAGGATGGTAAATCCTGACAAGGATGACGACGACGGAGAAATCTACCAGTGCTCCGTGTGTGGGAACCATTACGCCAGCCTACGAGCCCTGCGTAGCCATCTACGAAGTCATGCCAATAATCCCTCCGGTCCCGGACCATCTAATCTGGAGCAGGACTGGCGGATGATCTGCTCCACATGTGGTCAAAGCTTCTCCAGGAAGCAAGACCTCCTGAATCACCAACTAGTCCACGGTCCGCAGAGACCCGATGACCAACAACAGGGCATCGGAGCTGCTTCGGCCAACGGCGGTGACAAGATGGACGGGCGCAACCACATTTGCGTGGACTGCGGCATGTTCTTCGCTGATCGTCACCACCTAATCACCCACCTGTGTCCCGGAAAGAATCGGGCCGGCTCGCTCAGCAAGCAGGGCCTCAACGGAGCCAAAGGGATGTCCGGAGGTGACGGCATGGGCGGCGGGGTCGCGGGCGGAAGCCGTGACCTCGGTGGGAATGGCCGACGGCCAATGATGGACCAAAGTGACAAACCCCACAAGTGCGACCAGTGCGGGCGAGGCTACAGACACCCGTGCTCCCTGCTCAACCACAAAAAGTCTCACAAGACTGGCGTCTTCCGCTGCCTGGTGTGTCAGAAGCGTTACTACAACTTGCTGGCCCTCAAGAACCACCAGAGGACTCACTTTGACCTCAAAAGGTACGCCCACCGTTTTACTTTTCCACCAAGTCAAGGGCCAGGTGTTGAAGGATGGTCAGTCCAACCCTCAACAGGTGTCATTTCAGtcgtgtcagatcattttgcctaGGTTGGTAACAGCAGAATAATCGATACCTTGAAATCGGCCTGATTTCGGTGCCTGGTATCGGTACTTGACTATCCTTAGTCTAACTGTTGACTTGTATGACTTCTATTGTTGACTTATTAACTGCGATGAGCTAAATTGACATGTCCCTTTTAACTCCAGGCACAAGTGTGAAGAATGCGGGAAGGCCTTCAAGATCCAAAAACAGCTGATTAATCACCTCCGTCTCCATGAAGAACACCGGGCCAAAGGACTGGTCCGCACCGGCCCCAACGGCTCGCGCTACCAGCAGCCCGGCCCGTCTCAGATGGCGAGCATGCGAGGCGAGTCATCCAAGGGCCCCGCCGTGGGTGTCAAGTACGCTCAGCAGGGCTTCAAAAAGCCCTACTCGTCGGCCGGGACGTCCAGGCCTCAGAAGTTTGACCCGGCGGAGAGCGGGCGGCGGCCTTTCGCATGCGAGGAATGCGGCAAGACGTACCGGCACGCGGGCAGCTTGGCCAATCACAAGAACCTCCACAAAATCGGCGAGTACCATTGCAACGTGTGCAACTCCACCTACCCGAATCGGCTGGCCATGAAGAACCACCTGCGCCTCCACTTTGCGCAGAAGAAGCACAACTGCCAGGAGTGTGGCAAGGGTTTCCGTACCCAGAGGCAGCTGGCCACGCACACCACGGCAGGCCTGTGCAAGGGCCCGCAAGGGCCCGGAGCCCAGATGGACTTTGAGTGCGACGGCTGCTGCGAGGGCTTCTCGTCGGCCGAGCAGCTGGCCGCGCACGACTGCCCGGCCCAGCACATGCCGTCCTCGTCGTCGGCCGGCAGCTCGGCCAACGTCAGCGTGGAGAGGAGCTCTGTGGACCTGGACTCGGACGAGAGGCCTTACGCGTGCGACCTGTGCAGCTGCGCCTACAAGCACGCCAGCTCTCTGCTCaaccacaaacacacgcacaaaacGGGCGACTTCCGCTGCAACTTCTGCGATAAGCCCTACACCAACTACATGGCTCTGCGCAACCACATGCGCATCCACACGCAGCGCAAGAAGCACATCTGTCACACGTGCGGGAAAGCCTTCCGCCTGGCCCGCTTTCTGCGCAACCACCAGAAAGTCCACGAGGAGGGCGCCACGCCCTTCGGCTGCCCCACCTGCGGCAAGAGTTTCCAGGGTAGGTCCGGACTGGCCCGACACCGCTGCGGCGACAACCAGGTAGGCCTGGACGTCAGGAGGAAGACGCCCGGCGGCACGGGAGAGGGCGATGAGTGTCGCTACACGTGAGTTGTCCTCGCTTTGTTGAGCATTTTTGGAACTTGTCCAAATAGTGAAGATGAATTTAGCTCTGCACATGTCTATTCCAGGTATATGATCTCCAATCCGGCTTCCTTGGGACCATTCGCGTGCCGGAATTCGGATTTTTCTGAAGTTTGGACAAATTGAATTAGTGGAGAGACCAGTTAAGTCACCCCCGTTTGCTTTCAGTTAGCATCCACTCTGTCTTTGTGCTGCTGAtgttgtgtgtccgtgtgtgcgtGAGACCGGCCCACCTGTAGACAAGATTAGGAAGAGGGCGTGGGGGCGGACCAGGGTGACCTTGCCTTTTGGCCGGTCCCCCTCGCCAGGTCCCCGCTTCGGCCGCTAGGAACTCTTGTTGGCTAAGCCGGATTGCAGATCATATACTGTCACGCTAACGTAATACCGACACAGTACCGTAACGTTGACGTGATGTGCGCTTCTACTCGGCATCTAACGTTGAATCTGTGCGCAGGTGTGACCAATGCGGACGCTCCTACCGACATGCCAGTTCCCTCCTCAACCACAAGAACACGCACACGCTCGGCATCTACCACTGCGCCGTGTGTCTCAAGACCTACAACAACCTCCTGGCCCTCAAGAACCACCGCCGCATCCACTCGGAGATCCGCCGCCACCACTGCCACGACTGCGGCAAGACCTTCCGAGTGGCCTCGCAGCTCTACAACCACCGGCGGGTCCACCAGAAGCAGCGGGAGCTGACCTGCGCCTCCTGCCGCCGCGCCTTCCCTACGCAGGCCAGCTTCCGGCTGCACATGGAGATCAGCCACGGCCAAGCGCCCCTGCGGCCCCCGCCCCATCGCCACCGGCCGGGCTGGGGCTCGGGCCTTGACCTCACCTTGATGCAAGAGCAGGGCGCGGGCGCCACAAACCGGGTCCGCGCACGGCAGGCGTTGGCCAAGGCTCACGTGTGCGACCAGTGCGGCCGCTCCTACCGCCACGCCAGCTCGCTGGTCAACCACAAGAACAGCCACAAGACCGGAAGCTTCTTCTGCAACTCCTGCCACAAGCAGTTCCCCAACCTGATGTCCCTCAAGAACCACCGGCGCATCCACACCGAGCCCAAACGCTACCAGTGCCCCGAGTGCGGCAAGTCCTTCCGGGTGTCTACGCAGCTCATCTGCCACCGCCGCATGCACACGAAGGAAAAACCCTTTACGTGCTCGCAGTGTGACAAACGCTTCTCCTCCAAGTCCAACCTCAGGCACCACATGAAGGTCCACTGGGCCGGCAACTCTGCGGCGACGCCCCGCAGGATTGCCGGCCCGCCGCCCAATTTTGGTGGCGCCTTTATCTGAATTTAGCTTGCTAGCGGGGCTCGGTGCACCAGAGACAAACGCTAAAGCGCTCTGGCCGAAGCTAGACGTGTGAACGTGCTCAAACGCGCTTcctggacacacacactcagcgaGACTCAAGTGACGGATTGGCGGAGCTAAGGCAAGGTGCTTTGAAGAGGCGGGACTTTGACTTTTCATATGCCTCTGCCCGTAACGCTTGTGGCCTCTGCATTTTGAACGCTGTCTCCCGCAAACAGGATTGGCCCACGTGCGAGTGGGTAATGGGCGTGTCTGTCAGGAAGATCCGCCTCCTGATTGTGTAGGATAGTTAGCGTGTTATCAATACACGTATGTATCGTACGTGTGTGTAGTAGCAGCAGCGCTAGTGTGTAGATGTCTTTAGAGCTGTGATGTCCCATAATCCTTCTGGTCCCCTGTGCTAAAGGGACCTTTGTATCTCCTAGCGTAGCTTTTGCCGTATTTATTGATTGGACGCTGAGGTGCTAGTTAGCGTCATGATGTTAGCGAGCGCGTTTGACTTTATGTACGCTTAGTTTGAAGTCACGTGACTTTTCTAACGTCTTTTGATAACTTGTTAACTTGAAACTGCTGAGGACTGAAAACAAAACGGACGACAAATGTGCGTCGTCCATTCACTCGCACGACGACCGTGTGCAAATGCTGGATGTCATTCAACGAGAGAGGCGTGCGTGGAATTTCTAAATGAAAGAAGTGGACTGACTGGCCTCCCGAGAACCCGTGTCCTTAACGTTATTGTTTTAATATTGATTGTgcttctttttacacttgtatGATGAGTCTTCGCATGTCactttgtattttgtatttcgTGTTTTGACATCAAACTCGACTGTAAACTTCATTTACACGCATTAAAAGACTTCCACAAACACGCTTTGCTTTTGTCGACGCATTCAAAGAACCAAATCATCTAAACCTTGTCTGTCTATTCACACATATCATTTTAACCTCTCCATTTACACACATTTTGACAAACACCCGTCTGTCCATTCACTTAGCTCATGAAAACACGGCCTGTCCACTCAATTCAATCTTCCATCTCAAGGGCACCCACCCTGAAGGGGGCGTGGGTTTGCACGCAAGCAGCAGACTAGCGATCCAGGCTACTCGGCAGGTTGTTTGACGTGAAAGCCGTTCTGACACATAATGCAGGATTACTCGTCAAGTTTTGGCCTGAAAACGACTTGATACGAAGTGTGGACTGATGCTAATGGAGGCGACAAGGTGACGCCAGCTCGTCTTCGCGGTGCCAACTTCAGAAAGTGTCCGTGAAAAGAACATTCTCCCTTCATGAAACATTTCGCGAGACTCTGTAAAAGTTTACCTTCTTCTTTAAGTTAAGGTAAGTCGTTGAAACCTTATAAATTCCTCCTAATATCAAAGATGAAACTATAACAGAAatacttcaaaattcaaaaacgaCATTATGTTCGTGTCTGGTTCCTAATTGAATTGAATGACACTAAATTTGACTCCGCGGCTGTGACCCTTACGTAGTATAGACGTCCCTCATTCACACATTTTCACATCTATCCGTCTATTAATTTATCTCACCGTCCAAAATTGTCCAAACATCAAACACTCGTTGTGTCAGTACAGATCTAAACATCCATCTGCACTTTCATTTCTATCATACATCTAAGTAATGCATGGAAACAGAAAGTAGGCGCATGAACACTGAACAATCcttctttatttcttcatgtttcAATATTTCTGTCAGggtttgattattattttttttttgtttgttggaaCTTAAAATGTTGGACACATTTAGAAAAGACGCATCTGCATAGAGTTGTCATCTTAAAGATCCATGGAGGGAGGTGGGACGGGGACAGGGAGCGAGAGAGCGACTGGTCAGGGAGTTGTGGGGGCTCGGGGGGGTTATACTGGCACGTCACACCAACGGAAACAAAACAGCCAACAGCAGCAcgagggagggggcagggcaggggagCTGTTGCCAATCGAAGGACGGGGATCTTAAGTGTTTTGGGAGGGCGGGACGGATGGCTTTTACGTTACactacgcacacacaaacacacactaaaAGAAACACACAAGTTGCATTTCCCGTCAAAGTTGGGCGAGCCGAGCGGATGTCCCGCTGTCTGTCCTCTTTAGTGCCGAGCCTTGACGCCGCCAAAATAATATTGCACTTTGTCCAGTTCGGCCTGCCTGCGGGGGGCCGAAGGGGCGGTCGGGGAGGGGCCCCGGGGCGAGGAGGCCCAACGAGACGGATAACTAGCATGGGCGGACGGGGCCCCAACCCGGACGGTCGTCCTTTGGCGGAACGTGCGCCAAGAATTCGAGAGACAAAATCGCCAAAACGGAGGAAGCACTTTCGGCCGAGGCGCCGCTAGGCGCTTTGGGACGCCAAGAAGACGGCTAAAGTGGACGCTAACCCCGCCCCGCGACGCCAAGGTGGCGGCCTGGCAGCTAAAGAGGATCGGACGCTCCAGCACGCCATCAACTTTGTCTGGAATTTTCTAGATAAACATGCAGGTCATCTTTTTGTGATTATTTACAATAATTACACATTCTCGTCTCCATGGCGATCAGAACAACAACAACGACAACAGCAAAGTCAAAGTCCTTCTCGTGACTCCTCCCACTAATACAAATGAATACTGACTCGGGGGGGCGGAGCACAAAGATGTGGGCGGAGCGTCGGATCGATGGCGAACATCACGTTGTCACGGCGACCGGACCAGGAGGAGTTTTGGTTTGGGGAATGCTTTCAGGAAGACAGAgagcgtcgtcgtcgtcgtcgggaCTACAAACATGGAGGACGCTGCCGCGCAAAATTGTCGGCATGCTAACAGCTAACGGCAGGCCGGTCTTTGGAGCGCTCGCCAACACCTTTTCGTTTGTTTTTGTCAGAGCGGGAAAAAGCGAGCGTCATCGTCGTTGTTGTGCTTCCTGTCGCTCCAACagcatgggggtggggggtgggtgggtgggggggggtcggtGCTTGGGGGGGGGCACCACGGGGGGGATGTGGAAAGATGCCGGCTGACGTGCTAACGTGCTAACAAAGACAGAGCCGATGAGCGGTAAAGTGCGCAACATGGCGGCAGGTCGGGATACGAAAAACATCACCATGCAAAACTCCACAACGCTTTGCATGCTTTTTTcattgttatttattatttctttcatttttttacttATTGTATCTTCACCTTTTGGAGGAGCGGTGACATGGGATTGGGGGTAGGGGGCCTCGCGGGGGGGGAGAGGGAGCAGGGATGTCCTGATCCACGCTGTCATCTTTCCAAAAATACAAAGGACAACACTGAGGCTGTTTTCAGAATTCTTCGCTTATTCCCAACGACTTCCTATTGGGATTTTTCTAGAGCGGACCTAGATAGTTCCTCAAACGTCCACTGCAAATCCCTCAGTAGTGATTCAGGACAGGACATGAGTGCATCGTTCCTGACTAGCTCATCACGAGAGGGAGATTTTGGTCTAGTGGATCTAGGTCAGGGCTCTCAAACTTGTGACCTGCTGGATGATCTCCAGTAGCCTCCACACACGTCGAGACCCCTGACCTAGATCGTCCCTAAGATGCCTCTGGAATGAGTGAATGGTTCCGAACACAGCAACGATGAGCAGTATCATCCACTCAATCCTGACTCCCAAATAGCTATGTACAGTATCTGTACTGTACGCAGGTTTATGTAGTGGACCAAGATAGTTCCTAAAATGTCCTGTCAAAAAGTCCCTTTGGGGACTGGGGAGTCAGGAATGAGTGATCGATTCCAAAATCTCAAACACGTCTTCACCTTCCTTCGTGCCGCCATGTTTGCGTTTGTTGAGGGACGATGATTGCGGCGCACATAAACCCGTCCGAGACGTCCCAGCGTGACCCAATTTGACTGACTGCTGTGGAAAAGGAGCAACTTGTTTGGGTGTCAGGAGGCGAGCGAGCAAACGAGGAGGCGCGGCCGACGGGTTTGGTTTCAACACAACACGAAAAAACTTTGGTGCACACGCAAGTCGGTTTTGGTTTcgggaatgaaaagaaaacatgctACAAAcgcttgcttttgttttgtttgccacAACACGTCACACAGCTAAAAGCGTTAAAGACTACACAACACGCAGTAACTGAACAAAGCCACTGGATCCCGCTTCCTGTTAGCGTCCAAGCCGCCGTGCTCCGTGCTAGCTTGGCTCGCGATGCCAATACCGATGCCGGGTTGTAACGAGAGCGATCGCTCGATGACGTTATTGCTTGAATGCCGAGTGCCGTTTGTGGTGTTGGGGTCCTTGTTCGCCTCACTTGTGGTGGGAGGCAGGCCTTAGCATCACAGAACCACAACAATTAGACATGCGCTATGCTAACAAAGCTAATGGTGCCAAGCTTGTATGTTTTTCAAACATGTTACAACGTTTGGACCCACTGagaacaaacaaaacataagGCCGCAAACATGTTATTTCATTAAACAAAGTTCACTATGTGAACGTCTTTTTGTATAGTTGCACTCTAGGGCAAATTGACCTTAACTCTCTGGTGCGGTTTCACCTCAGTTCACTCGACTATACTAACTACTGGAGAAGGAAGTTAGCTTCCTGCCACGAAACATCTTAAGACGCATTGTGGGTTATTTCCTCCACTGTCTTGAATCTTGTGTGTACTAGCTTAAGCTAGGCTAAAGCTCAGGCTAGGCTAGAGCAAAGCTAGGATGCTGAGCAACTTTGTCGACGACTACAAATACACTCGGCCAGACGGAGGCGACAAAGACGGCTCTGGCGATGTCAACAGGAAGTGACGTCAACAGATAGTGACGGGAGGCGGTCATGTACAGTAAAAGgagcaccaagcgccgcgaaacATGGCCGCAAGACCAAGTGGGCGGGGCTGCGGTCAGTGGGCGGGCCGGTCACACTTGTAATCGAAACTGCATAGATTGACTACCCTGCCCCTGACTCTATGCCACCTGaggcccctccctcctccccacccttGGCTTgatgtgttgccatggcaacctgcCACCTTCAAATGACCCCCGCAGCCCTCCCCCTATTCATAAACACCGGATTTTGTTCCAATCAATCAAGTGAAAGTGGGCGGAGTGTTGACTGTCATGAATGACCAATGAGGGGTGGTCTCCGAATCAGGAAAGACTCGTGGGACGCTTTGGCTGTGTTGGGAATCCGTCACTCATTCCCTATCGCAATTTAGATATTGTGGACCTAGATAGCTCCTCAAAGGTCCACTACAAATGCCTTTGTAGTGATTCGGATGTAGGGAATGATTCCCGATGATCCATGTAGCGCTACGTAAAAAGGCCATTACGAGAAAATACTCAAATAAATCATGagcaaagaaaataaaatagaataacgaTCTATTGTTTTAAACTGagtattttacaaaattctctaCTTATATTGAATTTTACGCCAcaattttatacattttttttagcgTAACTTTATACTGTATTGCAAATACCAAAGATGGCGGCAAAGgactacttttgtccaaattaaactcctcaactcacttcagcACCAAAATGCCAGCAGATGGTGTCAAAGTTATATTGTTACTCCTTTTGGGCGGAGTTTGAGTTTTTCAGTGACTATCAGAAGACAGATTCCGGGAAAACAAAATCTATGAATGCCAAACAGCGAATATGCGGCTTGTGTAGATGATAGCATGCTCGCTACACAGTGTAACAAATTGTTGACCCCCAACTCTGGATAGCAGGCGCTATATAGTGACTAGGGAGGAATTCGGAACACAGCCATTGTGCGTGTTTGTCGGAGGGCGGGGTGGCGGACTATTTGTGCGGGACTGCACCGGTGGACTTTTCCCGCCAGGCTACGCTGTCGCCATCACCGTCtcgttaaaaaaaaggaaagcgaCGCTCCAAAGAAGAAAGAAGCAAAGTAAAATGTGGACGGCGTGCGAGCCGGTTTACGCTCTTTACACGGACAGCGTGGTGCATTTCAGGGTGTTGCTTTTGGTGGGAATTTG encodes the following:
- the si:dkey-89b17.4 gene encoding zinc finger protein 646 isoform X2 codes for the protein MAMHDMSRAKGFPCKECDMVCPSTPSLLEHMKAHYQQGESARFECEQCGRIYKHAASLANHKKSHEVGSFQCPVCTRTLPNAVALKNHLRIHTLSPSSAHAEEENEEVPEEGGPHERDYALGQELSDGFGRPHLNNSALQGHEGTKGSPESDDAWDRPFKCDQCDRTYRHHGSLVNHKKCHQQGSFKCSVCFKQFSNLAALNSHERTHSKFKSPAASMVSGGGGLHQSERGGGSGSQATQSDNANSCFCHLCQIALPNKADFQEHILLHNSTSPSVGLSRSFPGIMPHNLSAVRSPAYTPALGDPLPLPPLPGDKRGPYDPIMGPPVNNPIYTCAYCGAGHPDLETLKVHYLTHDPHPASHGQDSSILNSDSQGSVSSSSGSRVAQAGSPDDGERRFKCGECGKSYRHAGSLVNHKRCHQTGHYQCSVCCKQYPHLAALHSHLRSHKGRSSNQPLGDGNDWLSPEPLTLDSQQSYVQESSGATTPISLPGNLTDTAHFVPDGGHSNALDSLEFHERFDGGSAHRQADRHVCADCGEMYADVSGIKSHMCSRRGQAPPQQQSNMSNGFIGNMNYHNSSSSSMQASGGLKEGTGQRQYSQTVGKRMVNPDKDDDDGEIYQCSVCGNHYASLRALRSHLRSHANNPSGPGPSNLEQDWRMICSTCGQSFSRKQDLLNHQLVHGPQRPDDQQQGIGAASANGGDKMDGRNHICVDCGMFFADRHHLITHLCPGKNRAGSLSKQGLNGAKGMSGGDGMGGGVAGGSRDLGGNGRRPMMDQSDKPHKCDQCGRGYRHPCSLLNHKKSHKTGVFRCLVCQKRYYNLLALKNHQRTHFDLKRHKCEECGKAFKIQKQLINHLRLHEEHRAKGLVRTGPNGSRYQQPGPSQMASMRGESSKGPAVGVKYAQQGFKKPYSSAGTSRPQKFDPAESGRRPFACEECGKTYRHAGSLANHKNLHKIGEYHCNVCNSTYPNRLAMKNHLRLHFAQKKHNCQECGKGFRTQRQLATHTTAGLCKGPQGPGAQMDFECDGCCEGFSSAEQLAAHDCPAQHMPSSSSAGSSANVSVERSSVDLDSDERPYACDLCSCAYKHASSLLNHKHTHKTGDFRCNFCDKPYTNYMALRNHMRIHTQRKKHICHTCGKAFRLARFLRNHQKVHEEGATPFGCPTCGKSFQGRSGLARHRCGDNQVGLDVRRKTPGGTGEGDECRYTYMISNPASLGPFACRNSDFSEVWTN